The DNA segment aaatatcagtgattgtttaagtaatttactaagacataaaataggcgaaatttattttatgaatctcactcccactattttaacgatttactaccctctagtgaaaacgggaaactgttttccttagtgagaacatggagtccaattgacaatctatggtcccgaataatatcagccaaccataattttcaaaaggtagagcccaattgcttccaaagcaacctccatgtttttacctcatgtccaataagggcccaataatatgacgccgtttattgtgacatgtcaagatgacccatcaatattaagttgtgatggacggtcgccatgtggatcccccaataatatgagccgatcccatgggagttccacccaacttacaacatgtgtcgatccaatgtacagctttccgacgaacgggcccccccaataatatgagccggaccgtatccgcgggtagcatctcatacattgatcgttgatggaaggtaggaaaatttaaacaaatttaaatttcctttatttatcttgatatcaattttaaatcatatttaaaatgagggattttaattatgaaaatttgtctcatcatttttaaaattttgtatgcttgccggattcacacaattttgtctaaaacatgcatacaaaaataatatcacatattatataggatgatcgattccatttctaatcgacccgtggttgccaatcatgagtcttagtccaatcctaggtaatatgcagtatgcaatgcaatcctattacattgagcttccaatttacatttcttctgtctttattgtctgctgggcccacctccatcttcaaatcttgatctcccactaaatctaatgtatttacaataaataacaatgacaagtaggtgatacatttttaaggggtgggaacgggccataaaccaagcccacttttattacatatgacaattcatattgggccataaaccaggcccattaataaatccaacaacaataaaaacaaatgtaaattcctaacatacacctacaaaattggtgatgacaatcgatcatccttatccaataacatttaattcaaaattaatttattggataacatgcaatgacaatttaaatttaaaaggataaaatcatatttcatatataaaatcttattttacatacaaaatcatattttatctttttatcaaataaatcatattttatctataaaatccaattttatacataaaatcatattttattcaatatatccataagatcatatcttatcatcaattgtaccaaaaataattaatttcaaaattcaatttaacggataaaatatttaaattttccaaaaattcaaatttatccaaaaatcaattttaaaattttcagactcgaacaattcgatccgatgcctcgtagaccaatcaaaaataattttcgatcggaccaaaaaaagaattttaacatattaaaatttaatttaaaaattaaaaaattaatttttccgcgggccgcccgggacattcccgggctgcccgcgccccatagggctcgggccgggcagcgacgatcgctgcccccccccccccccgggcagcgatccaatcgctgcctgggtttttgcccgaaatttttttttttttatttttaaaatatttattttgtttcaaaaaccgaggcttaaaaattttttgtacaatcgattaatttaatcgcttgatctgagcaacctggctctgataccactgttggagaacgcggcgatcagatcaatcagaattgatacccggtgcagcggaagtttaaaatttttatatggaacgattccatattgggtatcaaaacttacgattaaattgtgtgtgtaaaaattaaataacaattataaatttttacctccaatctcgaatcgagattatggacaccaacagattgctctgctcttgttgtataaccctggaactgatggacgaactgttcttcaatcaggtctacgaacggatatttaatccctctgatagattgcactagaaaatctatcagaagtttctacgaagagattaacgaatttgatccgttaaaccagactgtaattcaaaattcacagactggattttgccgagcagaggggaaaggggggcggccactactgagagaaaatcactaggttttcgaaaatttgtgacctgttgtatgtaatttctgtactgcaataacttatttataatgtaggccgctaacagcttagggcccattagtcataagttcaagcccgacaagcaaagcccgcatgttcagaaattaatataaaattcatcatgactccgattgataaaccgatttcaccaatgtgcacagaaacaatttctgcaccttttaaagtcaagataaatttttctgaatccgaattcagtgatttccaaaaatttccatccctatgtcattttaggaaatcttactcctctactcataattaagaagtccaacttctttgttcattaaatttaactctttaaatttaactatctcaacggggattaaaaatccattactctgtgtgaccctcaatggttcagggatacagctagccgtgggctcacaactccttgtgacgcggaacaacaatttccgacttgcccatcgaatcatggtaagagcgtctagcaacatcgccccttgattccctaggtatcactgatagtgcctacaagaaccaatagattttggttagcgtacagtatggtcccttcatccatatatcccgatcgaatcaacaaccattggtatatcgagagtcgctcgagattcgataactatgcaatacatcttgaagatcaaatagtgacatcgcatgtgttactaagaaaccatttcttaaaacacatcatgtactctggccagagattcgtcacactaatatctcctcagatcgcataggatatccacactcgcaagtatgtggtgaatccttgacaacaaagtatcgactcctatatgtgttgtaactgtacccaatcccgacacctgatgtccccaatagagtcggtaaacgagtcaaagcacagtactagcatatagagtctcaatgatgtttcaagtagtaaggactaatggtgtacaaccaaaaccgcggactttatccactcgataagtgataaccacttggaaagtccggatagggtagttcgatcattcatcatatgaatatccatttgcatgcttcgaacatctctatgttccttaccaatgaaacgtggtactctgcatcgcaaatgctagtctcaaactcgagcgattcttatccttattatcggacggctcaatcgactaggaacagtttagaatatacagtgactataagatgtgtttcatgatagacatctccatgttctaccacatcttacatacactatagtatattcaaggtctttatcaaaacaacaatagtatatcacaatataaaaatatgaagaaagataaagtcattgccattaataaaagtgtaaattatattaaacaaaagattgtttatacaaagagtcatcaaagcccttagccacaagttggctcaccgggcacccactctttcaaatgtTATTAAAGGAACTGCAATGGATGAAAAGCTCTTGATAAACTTCTTATAGTAACCGGCCAATCcgagaaaactgcgaatctccgatgcATTTTTAGGTGCAGACCACTCCTTAACTGCTTGAACTTTGGAGGGGTCTACtttctccaaccaaaactcgcatttgTCGAACTTAACAAATAACTTCCACTCTCGGAGCACCTCTAGAACCGTCCTCAAATGCTACGAATTCTCTACTCTATCTTTTGAGTAAAtgaggatatcatcaatgaagacaatgACAAACTGGTCCAAGTACGGTtgaaacacgcggttcataagatccatgaagagCGCGGGCACGTTCGTCAACCCGAATGGCATCACAAGGAATTTGTAGTGGAcataacgagtcctaaaagctgtcttgaacacatctgactccttaactttcaactgatgataaccggaACGGAGATCAATCTTGGAAaatacagaggctccttgcaactgatcaaagagatcctcAATTCTGGGaagtgggtacttgttctttaccgtcaCTCCATTCAATTctcggtagtctatgcacaaCCTTAAACtcccgtccttcttcttcacaaagagtaCCGGTGCGCCCCACGGAGAGATACTAGGGCGTATGAACCCTTTGTtaagcaactcttgaatctgttctttcagttctttcatttTCGTAGGAGCCAATctatacggtgccttagaaattGGCACAGTACCGGGTACCAAGTTGATAGAGAACTCGACTTCTCTATCAGGTGGGATACCTGCAACATTGCCTAGAAACAAATCTTCAAAATCTCTGACGACGTCCACGTCTGAAATATCTGGACGTGTTGGCAACTCCgtcaaagataaactggctaAAAATGCCTTACATCCATCATGCACCAACTTCTTATCTTGCATGAAAGATATAATCTGAGTCCTCCTCGAACCCCTAGTAGCCTCAAACAAAAATGGTTCCTCTCCCTCTGGTCTGACCAACACTGATCTCTGTTGAAAGTCGATCACTACAGCATTCTTtgtcatccaatccatcccaagtaTCAAATCGAACTCAGGCATGGGCAACACTATCAGATCTGCACTCACTATTTGCCCTTGCAATAGAAGCTCAAGATTCTTCACTATATTCCTTGTGGACAGCTCTTCCCCTGATGGGATAGTCACTGTGAAACCACCAAACAGCTCTTCGAACTCAATACCCCGCTTACAAGCAAAGGTCTCCGAACTAAAAAAATGAGTAGCCCCCGAATCTAGCAAAGCTCTAGTGGTTACTCCGACTACTAATATTCTACCTGCATTAAAGGTGATTACAACCATGGAAAGATTGAATGCAAATAAGACAAGTCCTACTTAGGTTCATTCTAAGTCATTGAATTCCCAATTTCATAATTATTCATGTCAACACAACCAATTAACACAAAGCATGCGACCTAAAACAAGTTCTCATTCCCCAAAAGAAAAGCTCATAATCAAAAATTGCATCTatgaatcaattaaatcatcCTTAATTAAATGCTGTAAATATTACCTGTGATGAGCGTGGTATCAAGGTcggcctcctcggcctgcatcacatagACTCTCCCTTGAGTCGGCGTCTTGCGAAACGGGCAATCCAAAAACACGtgtcctggcttcttgcacCGATAACAGACTCCGGCACCTATCAGACACTGTCCATGATGAGAACGGTGGCAACTCGGGCATATGGGCCTCTCCCCAGTCTTGGGAGGAGCGGGTCTCTGCGCCTGGTGTCCCTGAGGTCTCTGGGCATGATTCCCCTGGGGTCTATGGGCCAGATGCCCCTGAGGTCTAAAGGGTCCCTGCTGACGCTGCGGCCCAGTGAATGACCTCTTACCATGCTGCTGCTGCGGACCATGAGATGGTAGCGGCCTCTTACTCTGCGCCTCAGCGCTGATGtccctcaaagtctgctcaGACCTCAAAACTCGTCTGAGCGCCGAAGCATAGTCAGCTGGCTCTGCCATGAGTACATCTCGTCGGATAGTGAGTCGTAGCCCAACAATGAAGTGCTGGAGCTTCTCCGCCTCATCCCCAATCAAAGGCACAAAGTGGCAACCTCGCTCAAATTTCACCACAAACTCAGCCACTGATAGATCTCCCTGTCGCAGGCTCAGAAACTCCATCTTCAAACGAGCTCTCACTTCCGCAGTaaaatacttttttaaaaaaagcctCCTAAACTCAGCCCAAGGTAGGGTAGTCGTGTTCATTGTCTTCTAATTTTATGTATCTTTGTGTATGctgattttaattcaaaaatgacTTTTTATGGTGTTTCTTACaatattgatattatttttttactttttaaatgACTAGATTACATCTAGACTCAATGACATCCTTTGGGAAGCTCAAAATCAGGTCCAATGAGGAGACAATTGAAGCGTGGAGCAAGAGAATTGGGCAGCCTCCAGCAGTGATTGGGAAGGGCAAGGAAAAAGTTGCATCTATGTCGACTAACAAGAGCGTTGAGGGTAAGGCAATGCTAGAATCAGCAGACACCGAAACAACAAGAACATCTAGAGGTCGTACACATCTAGATAAACTTGCTAGGAAAAGGGTTTAGGGCATTCGGAAACAGGTAAGATTCAATAAAATTGGACAACCGGTGGGAGATGCTGCTATTGAGATGCAAAGTTACATAGGCGTACTTGCTCGAGAAATGGTGAAGATAAATTGCAAGACGTGGAAGCAAGTTCCAAATGCAGTTAAAGAATCGATATGGGAGTCTGTTAATGTAAGTAAATGACTTTCTTTGTTCACAATCTAGTACTCATATTTTTACAATATATTTAATGTTATAGGATTCTTTTTAATGTATTTCCAAATCTGATTTTTTCAGTTGTCATATGATGTTCCTGCAAGTTGGAAGAAGGGATGTTTGAATTCAGCAAATAATAAGTGGCTCCAATTTAAATCCCATCTCACTCAGACATATATTATGGACAAGCTTGACAAACCAGAAGAGTTGAGTGAACCACCTAGTGGCTATGGTCTTGCAAGAGATGATTGGACTTCTTTTGTCATTACTCGCATGTCTGATGACTTCAATGTAAGTTTAGTTTTCAGTTCAGTGCAAATTAAAACACATTAAGGTTATTGACATGTTGAATGCTTCATTTGACTAGCAACTAAGCGACATCCAGAAGGAGAGAAGAAAGATGAACAAATATCCCCATCGCCTTGCTCGCAAAGGATATGCACGATATGCCGAAGAAATAGTATGTATTATTCCTTTGGcaccttttaattttttatagcaCTTGCACAATTAACAAATTTAGTTACAAATTTATTTCGCATATATATGTGTAAATGGTTCGAATTTGACATATATcatttgatttttcttatttgtAGGTAAATGATTTATGTGACGATGATGAGATCAATCGAGCAATTATTTGGAAAAAAGGAAGAGTCAATAAAGAAGGGGAGTTTGAAGGCCACGAGTTGAAACAAACAGTAAACAAGATTGTGAGAAACTATACAAGTACAATAATTGTATAATTTCAATAAaaccttttgaaattatttattcTTTCAATTGGATGACAGGATGAGTATATACATCAGAAGATTGAGGGTACATTGGATATAAAAGGTGCGAAAGAAGATATCCTCACCAAAGAGCTTAATACAGGAGAACA comes from the Henckelia pumila isolate YLH828 chromosome 1, ASM3356847v2, whole genome shotgun sequence genome and includes:
- the LOC140860202 gene encoding uncharacterized protein is translated as MNTTTLPWAEFRRLFLKKYFTAEVRARLKMEFLSLRQGDLSVAEFVVKFERGCHFVPLIGDEAEKLQHFIVGLRLTIRRDVLMAEPADYASALRRVLRSEQTLRDISAEAQSKRPLPSHGPQQQHGKRSFTGPQRQQGPFRPQGHLAHRPQGNHAQRPQGHQAQRPAPPKTGERPICPSCHRSHHGQCLIGAGVCYRCKKPGHVFLDCPFRKTPTQGRVYVMQAEEADLDTTLITGRILVVGVTTRALLDSGATHFFSSETFACKRGIEFEELFGGFTVTIPSGEELSTRNIVKNLELLLQGQIVSADLIVLPMPEFDLILGMDWMTKNAVVIDFQQRSVLVRPEGEEPFLFEATRGSRRTQIISFMQDKKLVHDGCKAFLASLSLTELPTRPDISDVDVVRDFEDLFLGNVAGIPPDREVEFSINLVPGTVPISKAPYRLAPTKMKELKEQIQELLNKGFIRPSISPWGAPVLFVKKKDGSLRLCIDYRELNGVTVKNKYPLPRIEDLFDQLQGASKVDPSKVQAVKEWSAPKNASEIRSFLGLAGYYKKFIKSFSSIAVPLITFERVGAR